In Methanomicrobia archaeon, the DNA window TTTTCGAGAGGTTCTTTTCCCTTATCAGGCGCACGAAGCTCTCACGCACGGCCTTCTTCTGCTCAGCGTCTTCCACTTCCACGAGCCGCCCGGATAACGTCACGAACGTGTAGCGGGAGAGGTCTGGGCTGTAGCGCTCCACTTCCACGGCGACTTTGGGGTTCTGGCGGAAGTGCTGGATCTTGTAGCCGTACTTCGTCGAGAGGAAGTACATGAACCTGCCGTCGAAGACGTATAAGAACGGTGCGATATACGGGTATTCGGTACCGGTAAAGGCAATGCGGCTCACGTAGCCGTCGGCGATTAGCCGATCGTATTCCTCCTTCTCCATACGTGGAATCTTGACGAGTTTCATGGATTGCTATCGCAAAAAGGTTCGCTGCGAGCACTTATATAAGTTTCTGTTTTTGGTTCGTAGTTATGGCGACGTCAAGGGCTTTCATCAAAGAAATCCCCTCTCTTTCTCACAATGTCTCTCCCTTTATCTTTACTCAGAACACTCTATCTGAGATACCAAGCTATTTCTGTATTGCAGTACAGATAAACAATGGCGAATCAATCAAAAAAGCGAAAACTATTTAACCCTACTTCC includes these proteins:
- a CDS encoding pyridoxamine 5'-phosphate oxidase family protein, yielding MKLVKIPRMEKEEYDRLIADGYVSRIAFTGTEYPYIAPFLYVFDGRFMYFLSTKYGYKIQHFRQNPKVAVEVERYSPDLSRYTFVTLSGRLVEVEDAEQKKAVRESFVRLIREKNLSKSVLAALGHSPGDPLESLVTEERSLVWKLTDVTEIIALKNV